A genomic stretch from Haloferax sp. Atlit-12N includes:
- a CDS encoding methyl-accepting chemotaxis protein, translating into MTDLDAGIQKLQDGFVEVQSVADEFAAVSNETVSSAKEIESASQETARSVEEIAHGAEQQTERLQTVANEMNDLSATIEEVAASADGVVQSANQAVSLADEGREHAAEATDEISTIESEADEAVERVEALGEQVGEINEIVQLINDIAEQTDLLALNASIEAARAGEAGEGFAVVANEIKALAKEASQATDEVEAQIDEVRDRADDTVDDMQSMQESVESGSETIGDAIEMFDHISGAIREAEHGVEEISQATENQAVSTEEVVSMVDDVSSVSEETTSETATVSAATEEQTAAINEVTRNIQQVSESAQSLNDLVGRFDVGQGGRGGGRDAASAEATSATPPQSGPQAVADGSGEGSGPSPSDD; encoded by the coding sequence ATGACCGACCTCGACGCGGGGATTCAGAAGCTCCAAGACGGCTTCGTCGAGGTGCAGTCCGTCGCCGACGAGTTCGCGGCGGTGAGCAACGAGACGGTGTCGAGCGCGAAGGAAATCGAGTCCGCGAGCCAGGAGACCGCGCGGTCGGTCGAGGAAATCGCCCACGGCGCGGAACAGCAGACCGAACGCCTCCAGACGGTCGCAAACGAGATGAACGACCTCTCGGCGACCATCGAGGAGGTCGCCGCCTCCGCCGACGGCGTCGTCCAGTCGGCGAATCAGGCCGTGTCGCTCGCCGACGAAGGGCGCGAGCACGCCGCGGAGGCGACCGACGAGATATCCACCATCGAGAGCGAGGCCGACGAGGCCGTCGAGCGGGTCGAAGCCCTCGGCGAGCAGGTGGGCGAGATCAACGAAATCGTCCAACTCATCAACGACATCGCGGAGCAGACGGACCTGCTCGCGCTCAACGCCTCCATCGAGGCCGCCCGCGCGGGCGAGGCCGGAGAGGGCTTCGCGGTCGTCGCCAACGAAATCAAGGCGCTCGCCAAGGAGGCCAGTCAGGCCACCGACGAGGTGGAAGCCCAAATCGACGAGGTGCGCGACCGCGCCGACGACACGGTCGACGACATGCAGTCCATGCAGGAAAGCGTCGAGAGCGGCTCCGAGACCATCGGCGACGCCATCGAGATGTTCGACCACATCTCCGGGGCGATTCGCGAGGCCGAACACGGCGTCGAGGAGATTTCGCAGGCGACCGAGAACCAGGCCGTTTCGACCGAGGAGGTCGTCTCGATGGTCGACGACGTGTCGAGCGTGAGCGAGGAGACGACCTCGGAGACGGCGACTGTCTCCGCGGCGACCGAAGAACAGACCGCCGCGATAAACGAGGTGACGCGGAACATCCAGCAGGTGTCGGAGTCCGCCCAGTCGCTCAACGACCTCGTCGGACGGTTCGACGTCGGTCAGGGCGGACGCGGCGGCGGACGCGACGCGGCATCAGCCGAGGCGACTTCCGCCACGCCGCCGCAGTCGGGACCGCAGGCCGTCGCCGACGGGTCGGGTGAGGGGAGCGGTCCCTCGCCGTCGGACGACTGA
- a CDS encoding NADH-quinone oxidoreductase subunit D — MSLERPRQTPESHDDPAALSDDASGSLDADALRRALGDAVLATEEHVHAPAVQIRPDAVQSSLSTLRDDLGLDHLSCVTAQEYEDRYESIYHLKSYDDPTREASVVVPTPRSDPVSESAAPVFRTADWHEREAYDLVGIEYEGHPDLRRILLPETWQGHPLGLDYDQTRPQVVRYDENANPLAEDGRADSNTMLLNIGPHHPATHGVMHLQVTLDGEQVADVEPDIGYIHRCEEQMCQRGTYRHQIMPYPDRWDWGGGGLLNEWAYARTAEALADIDVPEYAQVLRTLAAELSRILSHMLAVGAYALDVIGDFTATFQYALRDRELVQNILEDLTGQRLMFNYFRLGGVVWDLPEPREEFFEKIRTFVDGLPGKLREYHDLLTANEILQARTLETGILPPEVAKDYGVTGPVARGSGIDYDLRRDDPYGYYDELDWAVAVEDDCDNFARLLVRLREVEESAKIVAQCVDLLEDWPDDERTIQSNVPRTIKPDDDTEVYRAVEAAKGELGIYIRADGTDTPARFKIRGGSFSNLQALPEMAEGEYIPDLIAALGSLDTIMGEVDR; from the coding sequence ATGTCACTCGAACGCCCGCGACAGACCCCCGAGTCCCACGACGACCCTGCCGCGCTCTCCGACGACGCCTCCGGTTCCCTCGACGCCGACGCGCTCCGGCGGGCGCTGGGCGACGCCGTCCTCGCCACCGAGGAACACGTCCACGCGCCCGCGGTGCAGATTCGCCCCGACGCGGTGCAGTCGTCGCTCTCGACGCTCCGCGACGACCTCGGCCTCGACCACCTCTCGTGTGTGACCGCCCAGGAGTACGAGGACCGCTACGAGTCCATCTATCACCTGAAGTCGTACGACGACCCGACCCGAGAGGCGAGCGTCGTCGTCCCGACGCCCCGCTCCGACCCCGTCAGCGAGTCCGCCGCGCCGGTGTTCCGGACGGCCGACTGGCACGAGCGAGAGGCGTACGACCTCGTCGGCATCGAATACGAGGGACACCCGGACTTACGTCGCATCCTCTTGCCGGAGACGTGGCAGGGTCACCCGCTCGGGCTGGACTACGACCAGACGCGCCCGCAGGTCGTCCGGTACGACGAGAACGCGAACCCGCTTGCCGAGGACGGCCGCGCTGACTCGAACACGATGCTTCTCAACATCGGGCCGCACCACCCGGCGACCCACGGCGTGATGCACCTGCAGGTCACGCTGGACGGCGAGCAGGTCGCGGACGTGGAACCCGACATCGGCTACATCCACCGCTGCGAGGAGCAGATGTGCCAGCGGGGAACCTACCGACACCAGATTATGCCGTACCCCGACCGCTGGGACTGGGGCGGTGGCGGCCTCCTGAACGAGTGGGCCTACGCCCGCACCGCCGAGGCGCTGGCGGACATCGACGTGCCCGAGTACGCGCAGGTGCTCCGGACGCTGGCGGCCGAACTGAGCCGCATCCTCTCGCACATGCTCGCGGTCGGCGCGTACGCCCTCGACGTCATCGGCGACTTCACCGCGACGTTTCAGTACGCGCTCCGGGACCGCGAACTCGTCCAGAACATCCTCGAAGACCTCACGGGCCAGCGGCTGATGTTCAACTACTTCCGGCTCGGCGGGGTCGTCTGGGACCTCCCCGAACCCCGCGAGGAGTTCTTCGAGAAGATTCGGACGTTCGTCGACGGCCTCCCCGGGAAACTGCGGGAGTACCACGACCTCCTGACGGCGAACGAGATTCTGCAGGCTCGCACGCTCGAGACCGGTATTCTCCCGCCCGAGGTGGCGAAGGACTACGGCGTGACGGGGCCGGTCGCCCGCGGATCCGGCATCGACTACGACCTCCGCCGCGACGACCCCTACGGCTACTACGACGAACTCGACTGGGCGGTCGCCGTCGAGGACGACTGCGACAACTTCGCGCGCCTGCTCGTTCGCCTCCGCGAGGTCGAGGAGTCGGCCAAAATCGTCGCGCAGTGCGTCGACCTGCTCGAAGACTGGCCCGACGACGAGCGGACCATCCAGTCGAACGTCCCGCGCACCATCAAACCGGACGACGACACCGAGGTCTACCGCGCGGTCGAAGCCGCGAAGGGGGAACTCGGTATCTACATCCGCGCCGACGGCACCGACACCCCGGCCCGCTTCAAGATTCGCGGCGGGTCGTTTTCGAACCTCCAGGCGCTCCCCGAGATGGCCGAAGGCGAGTACATCCCGGACCTCATCGCGGCGCTCGGGAGCCTCGATACGATAATGGGAGAAGTAGACCGGTAG
- a CDS encoding helix-turn-helix domain-containing protein: MKSVRLRFTPDDEQLHPMHEFVVEHEAFERTELHHWNPTVTDRNTIVFEVFGTDVEAYEAALAETERILSYELSQLPGDSFFIVVDERLDAAGTKQTAAVTRGGLIVVPPVVFDGDGTVSMTLVGTDDALQSAVEQLPEGRGLEVVRVREYTGPGSVSAGSLSPRQREAVEIAVDCGYYREPRTGSVADVAARLDCSTSTAAEHLRKAEMKVMADLVGRS, encoded by the coding sequence ATGAAATCGGTCAGGCTTCGCTTCACGCCCGACGACGAACAGCTGCATCCGATGCACGAGTTCGTCGTCGAACACGAGGCGTTCGAGCGGACCGAACTCCACCACTGGAACCCGACGGTGACCGACAGGAACACCATCGTCTTCGAGGTCTTCGGGACCGACGTCGAGGCCTACGAGGCGGCGCTCGCGGAGACGGAGCGCATCCTGTCGTACGAACTCTCCCAGCTCCCCGGCGACTCCTTTTTCATCGTGGTCGACGAGCGGCTCGACGCGGCGGGGACGAAGCAGACGGCCGCCGTCACGCGGGGCGGGCTCATCGTCGTCCCGCCGGTCGTCTTCGACGGCGACGGGACGGTCTCGATGACGCTCGTCGGCACCGACGACGCGCTCCAGTCGGCGGTCGAACAGCTCCCCGAGGGCCGCGGCCTCGAAGTCGTTCGGGTGCGGGAGTACACGGGTCCGGGAAGCGTCTCGGCCGGGTCGCTGTCGCCCCGCCAGCGCGAGGCCGTCGAGATCGCCGTCGACTGCGGCTACTACCGCGAGCCGCGGACCGGGTCGGTCGCCGACGTGGCCGCTCGGCTCGACTGTTCGACGAGCACCGCGGCGGAGCACCTGCGAAAAGCGGAGATGAAAGTCATGGCCGACCTCGTCGGCAGGTCGTGA
- a CDS encoding ribose 1,5-bisphosphate isomerase — protein sequence MDDRVHPEVRRTATEIDTMEIRGAATIADAAARALRTQATESDAADAEAFRAELRAAARALYETRPTAVSLPNALRYVLRGMSSTTVEGLRQNVVDSADEFCARLERAQADLGEVGANRLRDGDTIMTHCHSTDALACVEAAVEQGKHIEAVVKETRPRNQGHITAKRLDELGVPVTLIVDSAARRYLNDVDHVLVGADAVAADGSVINKIGTSGLAVNARDRGTPIMVAAQTLKLHPGTMTGHTVDIEMRDTAEVIDDETLAELGNPVVKNPAFDVTPPRYVDAIVTERGQFPPESIVILMRELFGEGTSEPWAEP from the coding sequence ATGGACGACCGCGTACATCCCGAGGTCCGGCGCACCGCGACGGAAATCGACACGATGGAGATTCGCGGCGCGGCGACCATCGCCGACGCGGCCGCTCGGGCGCTCCGGACGCAGGCGACGGAGAGCGACGCCGCCGACGCCGAGGCGTTCCGGGCCGAACTCCGCGCGGCCGCACGGGCGCTCTACGAGACGCGGCCGACCGCCGTGAGCCTCCCCAACGCCCTCCGGTACGTCCTCCGCGGCATGTCGAGTACGACCGTCGAGGGGCTCCGACAGAACGTCGTCGACTCTGCCGACGAGTTCTGCGCCCGCCTCGAACGGGCCCAAGCCGACCTCGGCGAGGTCGGCGCGAACCGCCTCCGCGACGGCGACACCATCATGACCCACTGCCACTCGACGGACGCGCTGGCGTGCGTCGAGGCGGCGGTCGAACAGGGAAAGCACATCGAGGCCGTCGTCAAGGAGACGCGACCCAGAAATCAGGGACACATCACCGCGAAGCGGCTCGACGAACTGGGCGTGCCCGTCACGCTCATCGTCGACTCGGCGGCCCGCCGCTACCTCAACGACGTGGACCACGTGCTCGTCGGCGCGGACGCCGTCGCGGCCGACGGGAGCGTCATCAACAAAATCGGGACGAGCGGCCTCGCGGTCAACGCCCGCGACCGGGGGACGCCAATCATGGTCGCCGCCCAGACGCTCAAGCTCCACCCGGGGACGATGACCGGCCACACCGTCGATATCGAGATGCGCGACACCGCGGAGGTCATCGACGACGAGACGCTCGCGGAGCTCGGCAATCCGGTCGTGAAGAACCCCGCGTTCGACGTGACGCCGCCGCGTTACGTGGACGCCATCGTCACCGAGCGCGGGCAGTTCCCACCGGAGAGCATCGTCATCCTGATGCGGGAGCTGTTCGGCGAGGGCACCAGCGAACCGTGGGCCGAACCCTAG
- a CDS encoding AMP phosphorylase, producing the protein MQLVAEPIDIGTRSPTVLLNESDAAELGVHALERVQLRRDGRTTIGIVELTDELVSEGTLGVTRRLGHIEGDVEVSVAPQPDSVYYIRKKLDDIELEADELSQIVRDIYEERLADVELGAYVSATYTNGLSMEETMHLTESMADVGETIAWEEPVIADKHSIGGVAGNRVTPILVPIVAAAGLKIPKTSSRAVTSAAGTADTMEVLCDVEFSVAEIRDIVGKTGGCLVWGGAVNLSPVDDQIIRAETPLSIDPKGQLIASVLSKKQSAGSTNVVVDIPYGEGAKVESLAEARELAEDFNRVGDHLGMAIECAITTGAAPVGRGVGPVLEAREVLATLSGGGPNDLRVKAIRLADLLFESTGVDADAAEILDSGRAEETFREILAAQNGDPDVEAADLSPGRHTVAVRADRDGVVTHVNNRLVNEVARRAGAPRDPGAGLELHRRVGEMAASGETLFTVHAESEDKLADAKALTDRVETVRVRHPDEALVDRV; encoded by the coding sequence ATGCAACTCGTCGCCGAACCCATCGACATCGGCACCCGGTCGCCGACGGTCCTCCTGAACGAGAGCGACGCGGCCGAACTCGGGGTCCACGCGCTCGAACGCGTCCAACTGCGCCGAGACGGGCGGACGACCATCGGCATCGTGGAGCTGACGGACGAACTCGTCTCTGAGGGGACGCTCGGCGTGACGCGCCGGCTCGGCCACATCGAGGGCGACGTGGAGGTCTCGGTCGCGCCGCAACCCGACTCGGTGTACTACATCCGCAAGAAGCTCGACGACATCGAACTCGAAGCCGACGAACTGTCCCAAATCGTCCGCGACATCTACGAGGAGCGCCTCGCCGACGTGGAACTCGGGGCGTACGTCTCCGCGACCTACACGAACGGGCTGTCGATGGAGGAGACGATGCACCTCACGGAGTCGATGGCGGACGTGGGTGAGACCATCGCGTGGGAGGAGCCGGTCATCGCCGACAAGCACTCCATCGGGGGCGTCGCGGGCAACCGCGTCACGCCGATTCTCGTCCCCATCGTCGCCGCGGCGGGGCTGAAGATTCCGAAGACCTCCTCGCGGGCCGTCACCTCGGCCGCGGGCACCGCCGACACGATGGAGGTTCTCTGCGACGTGGAGTTCTCTGTCGCGGAGATACGCGATATCGTCGGGAAGACCGGCGGCTGTCTCGTCTGGGGCGGCGCGGTGAACCTCTCGCCGGTCGACGACCAAATCATCCGCGCCGAGACGCCGCTTTCTATCGACCCGAAGGGCCAACTCATCGCCTCCGTCCTCTCGAAGAAACAGAGCGCCGGCTCGACCAACGTCGTCGTCGACATCCCCTACGGCGAGGGCGCGAAAGTCGAGAGCCTCGCCGAGGCGCGCGAACTCGCGGAGGACTTCAACCGCGTCGGCGACCATCTCGGGATGGCCATCGAGTGCGCCATCACGACCGGGGCAGCGCCGGTCGGCCGCGGCGTCGGTCCCGTGCTCGAAGCCCGCGAGGTCCTCGCCACGCTCTCCGGCGGCGGCCCGAACGACCTGCGGGTGAAGGCGATTCGACTCGCCGACCTGCTGTTCGAGTCCACCGGCGTCGACGCCGACGCCGCCGAGATTCTCGACTCCGGGCGGGCCGAAGAGACCTTCCGCGAGATACTCGCCGCGCAGAACGGCGACCCCGACGTTGAGGCCGCGGACCTCTCGCCGGGGCGGCACACCGTCGCAGTCAGAGCCGACCGCGACGGCGTGGTCACGCACGTCAACAACCGTCTCGTCAACGAGGTCGCTCGCCGGGCCGGCGCGCCGAGAGACCCCGGCGCGGGCCTCGAACTCCACCGCCGCGTCGGCGAGATGGCCGCCAGCGGCGAGACGCTGTTCACGGTCCACGCCGAATCCGAAGACAAACTCGCCGACGCGAAGGCGCTCACCGACCGGGTCGAGACCGTTCGAGTGCGACACCCCGACGAGGCGCTCGTCGACCGGGTCTGA
- the trxA gene encoding thioredoxin, with protein MSDEELNDIRTQKREQLESKLRSDGGSSAKEAASSPAEPIHVGGVGELEDAVSSNDVVLVDFYADWCGPCKMLEPTVKKLAENTDAAVAKVDVDANQELAAQYQVRGVPTMVLFADGEAVEQLVGVRGYDDLKNLVEAHLA; from the coding sequence ATGTCCGACGAAGAACTGAACGACATCCGGACGCAGAAACGCGAACAACTCGAATCAAAGCTCCGCAGTGACGGCGGAAGTTCGGCGAAAGAGGCCGCCTCATCCCCGGCAGAGCCGATTCACGTCGGCGGCGTTGGGGAACTGGAAGACGCCGTCTCCTCCAACGACGTGGTGCTCGTGGACTTCTACGCGGACTGGTGTGGGCCGTGCAAGATGCTCGAACCCACGGTGAAGAAGCTCGCGGAGAACACCGACGCCGCGGTCGCCAAGGTCGACGTGGACGCGAACCAGGAACTCGCCGCCCAGTACCAGGTTCGGGGCGTCCCGACCATGGTGCTGTTCGCCGACGGCGAGGCGGTCGAACAGCTCGTCGGCGTCCGCGGCTACGACGACCTGAAGAACCTCGTCGAAGCCCACCTCGCGTAA
- a CDS encoding helix-turn-helix domain-containing protein, whose amino-acid sequence MARDRSAMESAELTAVLDALDDADARAIIRGLEEPMTASEISDTCDIPLSTTYRKLDLLTDAALLAEGTQIRADGHHATTYEVAFDEVRIALNEDRDFDVAVGRPEQTPDERLADIWSRVRRET is encoded by the coding sequence ATGGCGCGCGACCGGTCCGCGATGGAGTCGGCCGAACTGACGGCGGTGCTCGACGCGCTCGACGACGCGGACGCACGAGCCATCATCAGAGGACTCGAAGAACCCATGACGGCAAGTGAAATTTCAGACACGTGTGACATCCCGCTTTCGACGACGTACAGGAAGTTGGACCTGCTCACTGACGCGGCGCTCCTCGCCGAGGGGACTCAGATTCGCGCGGACGGTCACCACGCGACGACCTACGAGGTCGCCTTCGACGAGGTTCGAATCGCCCTCAACGAGGACCGCGACTTCGACGTCGCGGTCGGCCGCCCGGAGCAGACGCCCGACGAACGCCTCGCGGACATCTGGTCGCGGGTCCGGAGGGAGACCTGA
- a CDS encoding NADH:flavin oxidoreductase, with translation MATPRLDDPLDIGGLTLRNRLYRAPVLECAGTGADAPERLTAELEPAARAGAGLICQGATIVRETGGCAAPGMTRIADPEFAASLSTVTERIHDHGSAVAVQLEYGGLRSMETWHAAYRRDHPDLRQLAVSRPPRLLRLLDGLGFLDYDAHVMTTDEVYDLAADFGRSAAMAVDAGYDVVHVAGANMGIVHQFLSPFYNRRDDEFGDGVRFLEVVADEVRARAGDVPLMTKVPAETAAPPGIRKRLTEDDAVDICRRLDDAGYDALVPVSGSVFWDASIVRGSFPARAWRDDRYRDGYAAAFGGPLRARLVELGNRIEAAWYDFDPAWNADLCRRVRDAVSVPVLCEGGIRERGEIDRLLGDACDAVGMARPFYAEPGLPARLLGREVSVDTRVVCENCNNCAVPQATGAPGVCRTPEVLARAGTLRMEGAYDTASETADDDEPDPVG, from the coding sequence ATGGCGACTCCTCGGCTCGACGACCCGCTCGACATCGGCGGGCTCACGCTCCGAAACCGGCTCTACCGCGCGCCGGTGCTCGAATGCGCGGGCACCGGGGCCGACGCGCCCGAGCGCCTCACGGCCGAACTCGAACCCGCGGCGCGGGCCGGTGCGGGGCTCATCTGTCAGGGCGCGACCATCGTCCGCGAGACGGGCGGCTGTGCCGCGCCGGGGATGACCCGAATCGCGGACCCCGAGTTCGCGGCGTCGCTGTCGACGGTGACGGAGCGAATCCACGACCACGGCTCGGCCGTCGCGGTCCAGTTGGAGTACGGCGGTCTGCGGAGCATGGAGACGTGGCACGCCGCGTACCGGCGCGACCACCCCGACCTGCGCCAACTCGCCGTCTCCCGGCCGCCGCGACTCCTCAGGCTCCTCGACGGCCTCGGCTTTCTCGACTACGATGCGCACGTCATGACGACCGACGAGGTGTACGACCTCGCGGCCGACTTCGGCCGGTCCGCGGCGATGGCCGTCGACGCCGGCTACGACGTGGTCCACGTCGCCGGCGCGAACATGGGCATCGTCCACCAGTTCCTCTCGCCGTTCTACAACCGCCGGGACGACGAGTTCGGCGACGGCGTCCGGTTTCTGGAAGTCGTCGCCGACGAGGTCCGCGCACGGGCCGGTGACGTGCCGCTCATGACCAAAGTGCCGGCCGAGACGGCCGCGCCGCCCGGCATCCGCAAACGTCTGACCGAGGACGATGCGGTCGACATCTGCCGCCGCCTCGACGACGCCGGCTACGACGCGCTCGTCCCCGTTTCGGGGTCGGTGTTCTGGGACGCGAGCATCGTCCGGGGGTCGTTCCCGGCCCGCGCGTGGCGCGACGACCGCTACCGCGACGGCTACGCCGCGGCCTTCGGCGGCCCGCTCCGGGCGCGACTCGTCGAACTCGGCAACCGAATCGAGGCGGCGTGGTACGACTTCGACCCGGCGTGGAACGCGGACCTGTGCCGCCGCGTCCGCGACGCCGTCTCGGTGCCCGTGCTCTGCGAGGGCGGCATCCGCGAGCGCGGCGAAATCGACCGACTGCTCGGCGACGCCTGCGACGCCGTCGGGATGGCCCGGCCGTTCTACGCCGAACCGGGACTCCCAGCGCGACTGCTCGGTCGCGAGGTCTCGGTCGACACGCGGGTCGTCTGCGAGAACTGCAACAACTGCGCGGTGCCGCAGGCGACGGGCGCGCCGGGCGTCTGTCGAACGCCCGAGGTGTTAGCCCGGGCTGGAACCCTCAGAATGGAGGGCGCGTACGATACAGCCTCCGAGACGGCGGACGACGATGAGCCCGACCCGGTGGGTTAA
- a CDS encoding succinylglutamate desuccinylase/aspartoacylase family protein: MDPEPFRYDSEVPPGEVRHLRYEISETYLGDPVEIPVTVINGEQGGPSVFMTAALHGDELNGVKVMQEVASRYNPADIHGTIVCIHVANVPGYLAQQRYIPIYDLDLNRSFPGRDGANTAERMANQIYRRFVEPCDLGIDFHTSTRNRTTMYHVRADMSRPEVARLARSFGANLILSGEAEASSLRTVATNDGIPTITVEMGRAHRFQPAMVDRALEGVESVLAEYGVLPDEAVSWPGWTRVIDSATDKTWLRADVGGLVEMQYGDVPLVHEGDTICTISDHFKTREKRVSAPFTGLVAGVLQNPVAAPGHPLCHLVSVDDATLREIEREIEAGEFTERPWS, translated from the coding sequence ATGGACCCCGAACCGTTCAGGTACGACTCGGAGGTGCCGCCGGGCGAGGTGCGACACCTCAGGTACGAAATCAGCGAGACGTACCTCGGCGACCCCGTCGAGATTCCCGTCACCGTCATCAACGGCGAGCAGGGCGGGCCGTCGGTCTTCATGACCGCGGCGCTCCACGGCGACGAACTCAACGGCGTGAAGGTGATGCAGGAGGTCGCAAGCCGGTACAACCCAGCCGATATCCACGGCACCATCGTCTGCATCCACGTGGCGAACGTCCCGGGCTACCTCGCCCAACAGCGCTACATCCCCATCTACGACCTCGATCTGAACCGGTCGTTCCCCGGTCGCGACGGCGCGAACACGGCCGAGCGCATGGCGAACCAGATTTACCGCCGGTTCGTCGAGCCCTGTGACCTCGGCATCGACTTCCACACCTCGACGCGCAACCGGACGACGATGTACCACGTCCGCGCCGACATGAGCCGCCCCGAGGTCGCCCGCCTCGCGCGGTCGTTCGGCGCGAACCTCATCCTCTCGGGCGAGGCCGAGGCGAGCTCGCTCCGCACCGTCGCCACCAACGACGGGATTCCGACCATCACCGTCGAGATGGGCCGCGCCCACCGCTTCCAGCCGGCGATGGTCGACCGCGCGCTCGAAGGCGTCGAGAGCGTCCTCGCCGAGTACGGCGTCCTCCCGGACGAGGCGGTCAGCTGGCCGGGCTGGACGCGCGTCATCGACTCCGCGACGGACAAGACGTGGCTCCGCGCCGACGTGGGCGGCCTCGTCGAGATGCAGTACGGCGACGTGCCCCTCGTCCACGAGGGCGACACCATCTGCACCATCTCGGACCACTTCAAGACGAGAGAAAAGCGCGTCTCGGCCCCCTTCACCGGCCTCGTCGCCGGCGTCCTCCAGAACCCGGTCGCCGCGCCCGGCCACCCGCTGTGTCACCTCGTCAGCGTCGACGACGCGACGCTCCGCGAGATAGAGCGCGAAATCGAGGCGGGCGAGTTCACGGAACGCCCGTGGAGTTAG
- a CDS encoding macro domain-containing protein, which produces MDFTVVQGDIAAQSADALVNAAGTSLRMGSGVAGALRRGGGPELNDAAMAKGPIDLGAVAVTDAFDLDAEVVIHAAAMPHYGDGQATAESIRDATRNALRAADDHGCESLVIPALGCGVAGFDLADGARLICEELRSFEPTALRDVRFIAYADDEFETILRVADAVGTETEE; this is translated from the coding sequence ATGGACTTCACCGTCGTACAGGGCGACATCGCCGCCCAGTCGGCCGACGCGCTGGTGAACGCTGCCGGGACGAGCCTTCGGATGGGCTCGGGCGTTGCGGGCGCGCTCCGTCGCGGCGGCGGTCCCGAACTCAACGACGCCGCGATGGCGAAGGGGCCGATAGACCTCGGCGCGGTCGCCGTCACCGACGCCTTCGACCTCGATGCCGAGGTCGTGATTCACGCCGCGGCGATGCCCCACTACGGGGACGGGCAGGCGACCGCCGAGAGCATCCGCGACGCCACGCGAAACGCCCTGCGAGCCGCGGACGACCACGGCTGCGAGTCGCTCGTGATTCCGGCGCTCGGCTGTGGCGTCGCCGGGTTCGACCTCGCCGACGGCGCGCGACTCATCTGCGAGGAACTCCGGTCGTTCGAGCCGACCGCGCTCCGCGACGTTCGGTTCATCGCCTACGCTGACGACGAGTTCGAGACGATTTTGCGGGTCGCCGATGCGGTCGGGACGGAGACGGAGGAATAG
- a CDS encoding aldo/keto reductase has product MGLENASGTFDIGGDLTVHRLGFGAMRITGDDIIGEPDDVENARKVLHESLVHGIDLIDTADSYGPAVSERLIGEALAPYPDDLVVATKGGLLRNTDGDWMPNGDPDYLRNAVLGSLDRLRVDTIDLYQLHRPDPHVAFEDSVHALAEMKDEGLIRHVGLSNVSVEQLDEARDIVDIATVQNRFNVGDREFEASLDACEKYGVGFIPWYPLGAGDLGDRADAVSAVAAKHDATTQQIALAWLLHRADVMLPIPGTSSVSHLRDNVAASHIDLDDEDMDRLA; this is encoded by the coding sequence ATGGGACTCGAAAACGCCAGCGGCACGTTCGACATCGGCGGCGACCTTACGGTTCACCGACTCGGCTTCGGCGCGATGCGTATCACCGGCGACGACATCATCGGCGAGCCGGACGACGTGGAGAACGCGCGGAAGGTCCTTCACGAGTCGCTCGTCCACGGCATCGACCTCATCGACACGGCGGACTCCTACGGCCCCGCCGTCTCCGAGCGCCTCATCGGTGAGGCGCTCGCGCCCTATCCGGACGACCTCGTGGTCGCCACCAAGGGCGGACTACTCCGCAACACCGACGGCGACTGGATGCCAAACGGCGACCCCGACTACCTCCGGAACGCCGTCCTCGGGAGCCTCGACCGCCTTCGGGTGGACACCATCGATCTCTATCAGCTCCACCGCCCCGACCCGCACGTCGCCTTCGAGGACTCGGTCCACGCGCTCGCCGAGATGAAAGACGAGGGGCTGATTCGACACGTCGGCCTCTCGAACGTCTCGGTCGAACAGCTCGACGAGGCGCGCGACATCGTCGATATCGCCACGGTCCAGAACCGCTTCAACGTCGGCGACCGCGAGTTCGAGGCCAGCCTCGACGCCTGCGAGAAGTACGGCGTCGGCTTCATCCCGTGGTACCCGCTCGGCGCGGGTGACCTCGGCGACCGGGCCGACGCCGTCTCCGCGGTCGCGGCGAAACACGATGCAACGACACAGCAAATCGCCCTCGCGTGGCTTCTGCACCGCGCCGACGTGATGCTCCCCATCCCCGGCACGTCCAGCGTTTCGCACCTCCGCGACAACGTGGCGGCCTCGCACATCGACCTCGACGACGAGGACATGGACCGACTCGCCTGA